A genomic segment from Bos mutus isolate GX-2022 unplaced genomic scaffold, NWIPB_WYAK_1.1 CTG333, whole genome shotgun sequence encodes:
- the LOC102287302 gene encoding testis-expressed protein 10, with amino-acid sequence MVSLANASTLQKDSSWIERIRKFVTETLEDGSRLNSKQLNRLLGVSWRLMQIQPNREATESLIKAVYTLYQQRGLLIPVRTLLLKVFSKIYQKEELRAYRIRYRSKVLSRWLAGLPLQLAHLSSRNPELSTQLIDIIHTAAARANKELLKSLKVTALQIYDPQEGTVVVLPAESQQLLVQLVYFLPSLPADLLSQLSRCCIMGRLSADLAAMLIGILHMRSSFSGWKSSVKEQNGSVQLNISNADYFSFLFSTLTGFSKEELTWLQSLRGVPHVIQTQLSPVLLYLTDLDQFLHHWDVTEVMVHLKRHARLLEFSSSATNSYYVLALPCVRYF; translated from the exons ATGGTCTCCCTGGCAAATGCCTCAACTTTGCAGAAGGATTCCAGTTGGATAGAAAGGATAAGGAAATTTGTAACAGAAACCCTTGAAGATGGCTCTAGGCTAAATAGTAAGCAGCTGAACAGATTGCTTGGAGTCTCCTGGAGGTTAATGCAGATACAGCCAAACAGAG aGGCTACAGAGTCTCTCATAAAGGCAGTTTATACATTGTATCAGCAGAGAGGCCTTCTCATTCCAGTTCGGACTTTGTTACTGAAGGTTTTCAGTAAAATCTATCAAAAAGAAGAACTGAGAGCTTACAGAATCCG ATACCGTAGTAAAGTGTTATCACGTTGGTTGGCTGGTTTACCACTGCAGCTTGCTCATCTCAGCTCCCGAAACCCTGAACTTTCAACACAGCTTATTGACATTATCCATACTGCTGCAGCCCGAGCAAATAAAGAGCTGCTCAAAAGTTTAAAAGTTACTGCTCTCCAAATCTATG ATCCACAAGAAGGCACTGTGGTGGTTCTCCCAGCAGAGTCTCAGCAGCTTTTGGTCCAGCTTGTGTATTTTCTACCCAGTCTGCCTGCTGACTTGCTTTCACAGTTAAGTCGCTGCTGTATTATGGGAAGACTCAGTGCAGATTTGGCTGCCATGCTTATCGGGATACTGCACATGAG ATCGTCATTTTCTGGATGGAAGTCTTCAGTGAAAGAACAGAATGGAAGTGTTCAGTTAAACATCAGTAATGCAGACTATTTCAGCTTCTTATTTTCAACACTTACAG GGTTTTCAAAAGAAGAACTGACTTGGCTTCAGAGCCTTCGAGGAGTGCCTCATGTCATCCAGACGCAGCTTTCCCCTGTGCTACTTTACCTCACTGACTTGGATCAGTTTTTACACCATTGGGACGTAACAGAGGTAATGGTCCATTTGAAAAGGCATGCAAGATTGTTAGAATTCAGTTCATCAGCCACCAATAGTTACTATGTGTTAGCATTGCCTTGTGTAAGATATTTTTAG